GACCACGATCGCCACTTCATCTTCCTCGCTGGAGGGCACCGGCAGGATCACCGTGTTGAAGCGGCGCTTGAGCGCGCTGGAAAGTTCGTTCACGCCCTTGTCGCGGTTGTTGGCCGTGGCAATCACGCTGAAGCCGCGCACGGCCTGCACTTCACTGCCCAGTTCCGGCACGGGCAGGGTCTTTTCGGAAAGCACGGTGATAAGCGCATCCTGCACATCCGCCGGAATGCGGGTGAGTTCCTCGATGCGCGCGATCTTGCCCAGGCGCATGGCGTTCATCAGCGGGCTGGGCACCAGCGCCTTCTCGCTGGGGCCGTGGGCCAACAACTGCGCGTAGTTCCAGCCGTAGCGGATCTGCTCTTCGCTGGTGCCGGCCGTGCCCTGCACCAGCAGGGTGGAATCGCCGCTGATGGCCGCGGTCATGTGCTCGGACACCCACGACTTGGCCGTGCCCGGCACCCCGAACAGCAACAGGGCGCGGTCGGTGGCGATGGTGGCCACGGCCACTTCCATCAGGCGACGCTCGCCGATGTACTTGGGGCTGACCACAAAGCCGTTTTCCAGCGTGCCGCCCAGTAGATAGGTCACCACCGCCCACGGCGAGAGCATCCAGTTGGCCGGGCGCTGGCGGGTGTCCTGGCGGCGCAGTTCTTCCAACTCTTCTGCGTATTGGTGTTCGGCGTGCTGGCGCAGGACGGCAGTGCTCATGTTGGCTCCAATGAAAGGTCGTGATGATCAGAAAGCGGAATGCAGCGCCTGACGCAAGGCCAGAAGTTGGCGTGCCTGCTGCACGCAGTCGTGCATGGCCTCGGTGGCGTCGGCCCGTGCGTCGGCCACCTGCACGTGCGACAGCACGGAGGGGTGAAGCACGGCCAACAGTTCCAGCAGCGCGTCGCGCAGGGTGTAGTCGTAGCGCAGGGACTCTTCGCCAAACAGCGCGCCCAGCCCGGCAGCCAGCTGCTGCGAGTAAGTCGCGCTGAGCGTCTGGCCGAGGCCGGTGCTGTCCAACACTTCGCCGAACAGGCGTTTTTGTTGAAGTTCGGCCGCACTGGTGGGCCAGTGCCGTTCGCGTTGCGTCG
This sequence is a window from Xanthomonas sp. CFBP 8443. Protein-coding genes within it:
- a CDS encoding AAA family ATPase translates to MSTAVLRQHAEHQYAEELEELRRQDTRQRPANWMLSPWAVVTYLLGGTLENGFVVSPKYIGERRLMEVAVATIATDRALLLFGVPGTAKSWVSEHMTAAISGDSTLLVQGTAGTSEEQIRYGWNYAQLLAHGPSEKALVPSPLMNAMRLGKIARIEELTRIPADVQDALITVLSEKTLPVPELGSEVQAVRGFSVIATANNRDKGVNELSSALKRRFNTVILPVPSSEEDEVAIVVKRVAEMGVALDLPAEPPALQEVARVVRIFRELRNGVTEDGKAKLKSPSATLSTAEVISVINNGMALAGHFGDGVLRPGDMAAGMIGAIVKDPVQDALVWKEYLETVVKERDDWKDLYRAFRDHV